TGGAGCAAGAGTACGCTTTGTTACGAACAGAATGATAAACAGAGACGATATCCTCAGAGCGGCTGATGTAATCGAATCTATTCTAAGCTGAGCCCATATGATTCATACTAAAGGCTAGGTTCTCCTCGAGAGAAGGTCTCTAATCAGGTTCCTAGAACATGTGGAGTTAGAGTTTCTTCTTCGCAGTATCTACTATCTTCTTGACATGTTTCTCCCAGCTTGGTTCGAGTTCCAAGGCCCGTTCCGCACAACAAACAGCATCATCATACTGCTTGAGTTTTGTATGAAGCAGACTTTTGTAAAACCAAGCATGAGCATAGTCATTTTTCATATCGATAGCTTTCTGATAGGCCTCTAGGGCTTCTGTGAATTCACCCTTTTCTTCGCAGCTCTTGGCTCTCCGGTAGTGGTCGTAATGAGTTACTGGTATTTCGTCGTCCGACAACATATAGCACCTCAATGTCGGTATTGTTGTATTCTAATCAAATAAATTTATTCTAATTTAATAACCGCATTCGTAAGTGAAGGGGATTCAAAAACGAGATGAGAAAACTACTAAACATAGCATAAATTGAGCGTGAGAAACAGATGGGTTCCTATTCTGGATGCTCACATAATTCCAGAAGAACACCACCTGTTGATTTTGGGTGAATGAAGGCAATTCTTGTATTATGAGCTCCTAGCCGGGCTTCCTTGTCAACCATTCGGGTTTCTGCTGCAATCAAATCTTCAATGGCGCCATCAATATCATTTACTCGAATAGCTATATGATGCATGCCTGAACCAGTTTTCGCAAGGAATGTTGCAATTGGGCTTTCATCAGATGTGGGTTCAAGCAGTTCAATTCTGCTCTCGCCAATCTCAAAGAAGGCAACACGAACCTTCTGACCTGAAACCTCTTCTGAACCCACATACGTCATTCCAAGTGTATCTCGATAGTGGGGAATCAAATCATCTATACTTTCAACAGCAATTCCAATATGGTCTATCTTTTCTGATTTCATCTTCTGTTACCTCAGTGTATCAGGGCTCTGGTACTCTCCGAATTCGTCACGAAGTACAGAGCAAATCTCTCCGAGTGTTGCATACGCTTTGACAGCTTTCAATATCGGCGGCATCAGATTGTTATCGCTTTGTGCTGTTTTCCGCAAAGCTTGAAGAGCCGCTGAAACAGCATCATCATCGCGGGCTTTACGAAGATTTTTCAGCCGTTCTATCTGGTCTCTCTCTGTTTCTGGGTCAACTCGTAGGTATTCGAATTCCTGTTCTTCTTCTACAGTGAATTCGTTAACGCCAACTACGATACGCTTACCCTCATCCACCTCTTTCTGATGCCTGTACGCGCTTTCGCTTATTTCCCTCTGAATGAAGCCTTTTTCAATTGCTGATGGCGATCCACCCAAATCGTCAATTTGTTGGAGGTATTCTCTCGCCTTTTCTTCAATGGTGTTCGTCAAAGTCTCTATGTAGTAGGATCCAGCTAGTGGATCTATGGTGTCTGCCACACCGGTTTCATGTGCAATAATCTGTTGAGTTCTTAGTGCAATCTGAACAGACTTTTCAGTTGGTAAAGACAAGGCTTCATCCCGTGAATTTGTGTGAAGAGATTGCGTCCCTCCCAGAACTCCTTGCAGTGCCTGCAGAGTCACTCGGACAATATTGTTGTCAGGTTGCTGTGCTGTAAGAGTGCATCCTGCAGTCTGTGTGTGAAATCTCAACCTGCAAGATTTGTCTTCCTTGGCATCGAACCTGTTCTTCATTATGCGCGCCCATAGTCTCCGCGCTGCCCGAAATTTGGCAATCTCCTCGAAGAAGTAACTATGTGAACCAAAGAAAAATGAGAGCCGGGAAGCAAAATGGTCCACGTCAAGTCCAGCATCCAGAGCAGCTTCTACATAAGCGATACCATTGGCTAGTGTAAAAGCCACCTCTTGAACAGCTGTTGAACCAGCTTCACGAATATGATACCCGGATATGGATATGGTGTTCCATAAGGGCATTTCTTCTGAGCAGTATTCGAAAACGTCAGTAATCAATCTCATAGAGGGTTCTGGCGGGA
This DNA window, taken from Candidatus Thorarchaeota archaeon, encodes the following:
- a CDS encoding tetratricopeptide repeat protein — protein: MSDDEIPVTHYDHYRRAKSCEEKGEFTEALEAYQKAIDMKNDYAHAWFYKSLLHTKLKQYDDAVCCAERALELEPSWEKHVKKIVDTAKKKL
- the mce gene encoding methylmalonyl-CoA epimerase, whose translation is MKSEKIDHIGIAVESIDDLIPHYRDTLGMTYVGSEEVSGQKVRVAFFEIGESRIELLEPTSDESPIATFLAKTGSGMHHIAIRVNDIDGAIEDLIAAETRMVDKEARLGAHNTRIAFIHPKSTGGVLLELCEHPE
- a CDS encoding methylmalonyl-CoA mutase family protein, whose translation is MEDEKINQHYKKWRNGAVKKTIERFPERKQDFSTDSGIPTNRLYTPMDTKDTEYLDDLGFPGQFPYTRGVYTTMYRGRLWTMRQYSGFGTAQETNQRFKFLLEQGQTGLSVAFDLPTQVGYDSDHPLAKGEVGKVGVAIDSLADMEILFDDIPLDEVSTSMTINASAAILLAMYVALADKQGVPADELRGTIQNDILKEYVARGTYIFPPEPSMRLITDVFEYCSEEMPLWNTISISGYHIREAGSTAVQEVAFTLANGIAYVEAALDAGLDVDHFASRLSFFFGSHSYFFEEIAKFRAARRLWARIMKNRFDAKEDKSCRLRFHTQTAGCTLTAQQPDNNIVRVTLQALQGVLGGTQSLHTNSRDEALSLPTEKSVQIALRTQQIIAHETGVADTIDPLAGSYYIETLTNTIEEKAREYLQQIDDLGGSPSAIEKGFIQREISESAYRHQKEVDEGKRIVVGVNEFTVEEEQEFEYLRVDPETERDQIERLKNLRKARDDDAVSAALQALRKTAQSDNNLMPPILKAVKAYATLGEICSVLRDEFGEYQSPDTLR